The following is a genomic window from Candidatus Bathyarchaeota archaeon.
ACCTTCTTCGCCCTTACGTATTTTCCTCGCGTACTTTTCTCTTCGCGCCTCTATCTGCCGCATCTTCTCCAAGATCTTGTCCGATTTTACAATCTCATTATTCAAGTCATCCAAGCTAACGGTGATTTCCAGCATTTTTTGCAGAATAATGATAATACTCTTAGCGGCTTTAGGGTCTGGAAGATAGCCACGAGTTTCTCCCAAAAGACATAGCGCCGGAATATTTTTGAACTTTGCCATGCCAACGAGCAAGCCTGCTGTTCCCACTATGGGGTTTCCTGGGGGACTGCAAAAGGCGCCTGCTTTAAGGGCTCTGTTTATTGTCTCGGCGTCTGTGGCGGTGGCAACAACCTTAGGTATCTCACCAGCTTCTTTGCGGTAGCCGCCAACGGTGATTATAGTTTCTACCTTGTTTTTCTTGGCAAA
Proteins encoded in this region:
- a CDS encoding PAC2 family protein, with product MKTMIKDISKINPKNPVLIEGLPGLGMVGRIATRYLVKQLKAEKFALLHSPHFPYYVIVNKKGNVRLLRGEFHYWKNSKGNDVIFFTGDSQAQTIEGQYEIAETILDFAKKNKVETIITVGGYRKEAGEIPKVVATATDAETINRALKAGAFCSPPGNPIVGTAGLLVGMAKFKNIPALCLLGETRGYLPDPKAAKSIIIILQKMLEITVSLDDLNNEIVKSDKILEKMRQIEARREKYARKIRKGEEGKTTYIS